One window of Podarcis raffonei isolate rPodRaf1 chromosome 15, rPodRaf1.pri, whole genome shotgun sequence genomic DNA carries:
- the PAFAH1B1 gene encoding platelet-activating factor acetylhydrolase IB subunit beta isoform X2, producing the protein MVLSQRQRDELNRAIADYLRSNGYEEAYSVFKKEAELDVNEELDKKYAGLLEKKWTSVIRLQKKVMELESKLNEAKEEFTSGGPLGQKRDPKEWIPRPPEKYALSGHRSPVTRVIFHPVFSVMVSASEDATIKVWDYETGDFERTLKGHTDSVQDISFDHSGKLLASCSADMTIKLWDFQGFECIRTMHGHDHNVSSVAIMPNGDHIVSASRDKTIKMWEVQTGYCVKTFTGHREWVRMVRPNQDGTLIASSSNDQTVRVWVVATKECKAELREHEHVVECISWAPESSYSTISEATGSETKKSGKPGPFLLSGSRDKTIKMWDISTGMCLMTLVGHDNWVRGVLFHSGGKFILSCADDKTLRVWDYKNKRCMKTLNAHEHFVTSLDFHKTAPFVVTGSVDQTVKVWECR; encoded by the exons ATGGTGCTGTCACAGAGGCAACGAGATGAACT AAATCGAGCGATAGCAGATTACCTTCGTTCTAATGGCTATGAAGAGGCAtactctgtttttaaaaaggaagcagagCTTGATGTG AATGAAGAGTTAGATAAGAAGTATGCTGGACTCTTGGAAAAGAAATGGACATCAGTTATAAGATTACAAAAGAAG GTTATGGAATTGGAATCCAAACTAAATGAAGCTAAGGAAGAATTTACTTCAGGTGGACCACTTGGTCAGAAGCGAGACCCTAAAGAATGGATCCCTCGTCCTCCAGAAAAGTATGCGTTGAGTGGACACAGGAGTCCTGTCACAAGAGTAATTTTCCATCCAGTTTTCAGTGTTATGGTTTCTGCTTCAGAGGATGCCACAATAAAG GTATGGGATTATGAGACAGGTGATTTTGAACGAACCCTGAAGGGCCACACAGACTCAGTGCAGGATATTTCCTTCGACCACAGCGGCAAGTTATTGGCCTCCTGCTCTGCAGATATGACAATTAAGCTATGGGATTTCCAGGGCTTTGAGTGCATCAGAACCATGCATG GTCATGATCATAATGTTTCTTCAGTAGCCATCATGCCCAATGGGGATCATATAGTCTCTGCCTCGAGGGATAAAACCATCAAAATGTGGGAAGTTCAAACAGG CTACTGCGTGAAGACTTTCACGGGGCATAGAGAATGGGTCCGCATGGTGCGGCCTAACCAGGATGGCACGCTGATTGCCAGTAGTTCTAATGACCAGACGGTGCGTGTCTGGGTGGTAGCAACAAAGGAGTGCAAAGCTGAGCTCAGAGAACATGAGCATGTGGTAGAGTGCATCTCTTGGGCTCCAGAGAGCTCTTATTCCACCATATCGGAAGCTACGGGATCTGAG ACTAAGAAGAGTGGCAAGCCTGGGCCTTTCCTGCTTTCTGGCTCTAGAGACAAGACCATTAAGATGTGGGACATTAGTACTGGCATGTGCCTTATGACACTT GTGGGCCATGATAACTGGGTACGTGGCGTCCTGTTCCATTCTGGGGGGAAATTTATTTTGAGCTGTGCTGATGACAAGACCTTGCGTGTCTGGGACTACAAGAACAAAAGATGCATGAAGACACTCAATGCGCACGAACACTTTGTTACCTCGTTGG ATTTCCACAAGACAGCGCCCTTTGTGGTTACCGGCAGCGTAGATCAAACAGTAAAAGTGTGGGAGTGCCGTTGA
- the PAFAH1B1 gene encoding platelet-activating factor acetylhydrolase IB subunit beta isoform X1, giving the protein MVLSQRQRDELNTLQTPDLPGDLEINRAIADYLRSNGYEEAYSVFKKEAELDVNEELDKKYAGLLEKKWTSVIRLQKKVMELESKLNEAKEEFTSGGPLGQKRDPKEWIPRPPEKYALSGHRSPVTRVIFHPVFSVMVSASEDATIKVWDYETGDFERTLKGHTDSVQDISFDHSGKLLASCSADMTIKLWDFQGFECIRTMHGHDHNVSSVAIMPNGDHIVSASRDKTIKMWEVQTGYCVKTFTGHREWVRMVRPNQDGTLIASSSNDQTVRVWVVATKECKAELREHEHVVECISWAPESSYSTISEATGSETKKSGKPGPFLLSGSRDKTIKMWDISTGMCLMTLVGHDNWVRGVLFHSGGKFILSCADDKTLRVWDYKNKRCMKTLNAHEHFVTSLDFHKTAPFVVTGSVDQTVKVWECR; this is encoded by the exons ATGGTGCTGTCACAGAGGCAACGAGATGAACT AAACACATTGCAGACGCCTGATCTCCccggagacctagagat AAATCGAGCGATAGCAGATTACCTTCGTTCTAATGGCTATGAAGAGGCAtactctgtttttaaaaaggaagcagagCTTGATGTG AATGAAGAGTTAGATAAGAAGTATGCTGGACTCTTGGAAAAGAAATGGACATCAGTTATAAGATTACAAAAGAAG GTTATGGAATTGGAATCCAAACTAAATGAAGCTAAGGAAGAATTTACTTCAGGTGGACCACTTGGTCAGAAGCGAGACCCTAAAGAATGGATCCCTCGTCCTCCAGAAAAGTATGCGTTGAGTGGACACAGGAGTCCTGTCACAAGAGTAATTTTCCATCCAGTTTTCAGTGTTATGGTTTCTGCTTCAGAGGATGCCACAATAAAG GTATGGGATTATGAGACAGGTGATTTTGAACGAACCCTGAAGGGCCACACAGACTCAGTGCAGGATATTTCCTTCGACCACAGCGGCAAGTTATTGGCCTCCTGCTCTGCAGATATGACAATTAAGCTATGGGATTTCCAGGGCTTTGAGTGCATCAGAACCATGCATG GTCATGATCATAATGTTTCTTCAGTAGCCATCATGCCCAATGGGGATCATATAGTCTCTGCCTCGAGGGATAAAACCATCAAAATGTGGGAAGTTCAAACAGG CTACTGCGTGAAGACTTTCACGGGGCATAGAGAATGGGTCCGCATGGTGCGGCCTAACCAGGATGGCACGCTGATTGCCAGTAGTTCTAATGACCAGACGGTGCGTGTCTGGGTGGTAGCAACAAAGGAGTGCAAAGCTGAGCTCAGAGAACATGAGCATGTGGTAGAGTGCATCTCTTGGGCTCCAGAGAGCTCTTATTCCACCATATCGGAAGCTACGGGATCTGAG ACTAAGAAGAGTGGCAAGCCTGGGCCTTTCCTGCTTTCTGGCTCTAGAGACAAGACCATTAAGATGTGGGACATTAGTACTGGCATGTGCCTTATGACACTT GTGGGCCATGATAACTGGGTACGTGGCGTCCTGTTCCATTCTGGGGGGAAATTTATTTTGAGCTGTGCTGATGACAAGACCTTGCGTGTCTGGGACTACAAGAACAAAAGATGCATGAAGACACTCAATGCGCACGAACACTTTGTTACCTCGTTGG ATTTCCACAAGACAGCGCCCTTTGTGGTTACCGGCAGCGTAGATCAAACAGTAAAAGTGTGGGAGTGCCGTTGA
- the PAFAH1B1 gene encoding platelet-activating factor acetylhydrolase IB subunit beta isoform X3 produces the protein MHMPLSRNRAIADYLRSNGYEEAYSVFKKEAELDVNEELDKKYAGLLEKKWTSVIRLQKKVMELESKLNEAKEEFTSGGPLGQKRDPKEWIPRPPEKYALSGHRSPVTRVIFHPVFSVMVSASEDATIKVWDYETGDFERTLKGHTDSVQDISFDHSGKLLASCSADMTIKLWDFQGFECIRTMHGHDHNVSSVAIMPNGDHIVSASRDKTIKMWEVQTGYCVKTFTGHREWVRMVRPNQDGTLIASSSNDQTVRVWVVATKECKAELREHEHVVECISWAPESSYSTISEATGSETKKSGKPGPFLLSGSRDKTIKMWDISTGMCLMTLVGHDNWVRGVLFHSGGKFILSCADDKTLRVWDYKNKRCMKTLNAHEHFVTSLDFHKTAPFVVTGSVDQTVKVWECR, from the exons ATGCATATGCCACTGTCCAG AAATCGAGCGATAGCAGATTACCTTCGTTCTAATGGCTATGAAGAGGCAtactctgtttttaaaaaggaagcagagCTTGATGTG AATGAAGAGTTAGATAAGAAGTATGCTGGACTCTTGGAAAAGAAATGGACATCAGTTATAAGATTACAAAAGAAG GTTATGGAATTGGAATCCAAACTAAATGAAGCTAAGGAAGAATTTACTTCAGGTGGACCACTTGGTCAGAAGCGAGACCCTAAAGAATGGATCCCTCGTCCTCCAGAAAAGTATGCGTTGAGTGGACACAGGAGTCCTGTCACAAGAGTAATTTTCCATCCAGTTTTCAGTGTTATGGTTTCTGCTTCAGAGGATGCCACAATAAAG GTATGGGATTATGAGACAGGTGATTTTGAACGAACCCTGAAGGGCCACACAGACTCAGTGCAGGATATTTCCTTCGACCACAGCGGCAAGTTATTGGCCTCCTGCTCTGCAGATATGACAATTAAGCTATGGGATTTCCAGGGCTTTGAGTGCATCAGAACCATGCATG GTCATGATCATAATGTTTCTTCAGTAGCCATCATGCCCAATGGGGATCATATAGTCTCTGCCTCGAGGGATAAAACCATCAAAATGTGGGAAGTTCAAACAGG CTACTGCGTGAAGACTTTCACGGGGCATAGAGAATGGGTCCGCATGGTGCGGCCTAACCAGGATGGCACGCTGATTGCCAGTAGTTCTAATGACCAGACGGTGCGTGTCTGGGTGGTAGCAACAAAGGAGTGCAAAGCTGAGCTCAGAGAACATGAGCATGTGGTAGAGTGCATCTCTTGGGCTCCAGAGAGCTCTTATTCCACCATATCGGAAGCTACGGGATCTGAG ACTAAGAAGAGTGGCAAGCCTGGGCCTTTCCTGCTTTCTGGCTCTAGAGACAAGACCATTAAGATGTGGGACATTAGTACTGGCATGTGCCTTATGACACTT GTGGGCCATGATAACTGGGTACGTGGCGTCCTGTTCCATTCTGGGGGGAAATTTATTTTGAGCTGTGCTGATGACAAGACCTTGCGTGTCTGGGACTACAAGAACAAAAGATGCATGAAGACACTCAATGCGCACGAACACTTTGTTACCTCGTTGG ATTTCCACAAGACAGCGCCCTTTGTGGTTACCGGCAGCGTAGATCAAACAGTAAAAGTGTGGGAGTGCCGTTGA